One genomic region from Balaenoptera acutorostrata chromosome 1, mBalAcu1.1, whole genome shotgun sequence encodes:
- the MANEAL gene encoding glycoprotein endo-alpha-1,2-mannosidase-like protein isoform X3 codes for MARRRRRACIALFLVLLFAFGTLMGLRTLKAPDGLPALGPGLELAPFERRPEGGPAPAARAPAAPAAPPPPPPPPPRTAGPGSSLGPAPAEAEPAPGQSLRVYSDLHAFYYSWYGSPRREGHYIHWDHVMVPHWDPKISASYPRGRHSPPEDLGSSFYPELGPYSSRDPDVLREHMTQLKEAAIGVLVLSWYPPGMADDNGEPSDDLVPTILDTAHQYNIQVAFHIQPYKGRDDITLHDNIKYIIDTILVPRLLNLGPRQ; via the exons ATGGCCCGGCGGCGGCGCCGCGCCTGCATCGCGCTGTTCTTGGTGCTGCTCTTCGCCTTCGGCACTCTCATGGGCCTGCGCACGCTCAAGGCTCCGGACGGACTCCCGGCGCTGGGCCCCGGCCTGGAGCTGGCGCCCTTTGAGCGACGCCCCGAGGGGGGCCCCGCGCCGGCCGCCCGGGCCCCGGCCGCCCCCGCcgcgccgccgccaccgcctccgcctccgccccGCACCGCGGGCCCGGGCAGCTCCCTGGGGCCGGCCCCAGCGGAGGCCGAGCCCGCCCCCGGCCAGAGTCTGCGCGTCTACTCGGACCTGCACGCCTTCTACTACTCGTGGTACGGGAGCCCGCGGCGCGAGGGCCACTACATTCACTGGGACCACGTCATGGTGCCGCACTGGGACCCCAAGATCTCGGCCAGCTACCCTCGCGGCCGCCACAGCCCCCCCGAAGACTTGGGCTCCAGCTTCTACCCGGAGCTGGGGCCCTACAGCTCCCGGGACCCCGACGTGCTGCGGGAGCACATGACCCAGCTGAAGGAAGCCGCCATCG GCGTCCTGGTCCTGTCCTGGTACCCACCTGGCATGGCTGATGATAATGGGGAACCCTCAGATGACCTGGTGCCCACCATTCTGGACACTGCCCATCAGTACAACATCCAG GTGGCCTTCCACATCCAACCCTACAAGGGCCGAGACGACATCACTCTGCATGACAACATCAAGTACATCATTGACAC gatcttagttccccgactattgaacctgggccctcggcaatga
- the MANEAL gene encoding glycoprotein endo-alpha-1,2-mannosidase-like protein isoform X2, giving the protein MARRRRRACIALFLVLLFAFGTLMGLRTLKAPDGLPALGPGLELAPFERRPEGGPAPAARAPAAPAAPPPPPPPPPRTAGPGSSLGPAPAEAEPAPGQSLRVYSDLHAFYYSWYGSPRREGHYIHWDHVMVPHWDPKISASYPRGRHSPPEDLGSSFYPELGPYSSRDPDVLREHMTQLKEAAIGVLVLSWYPPGMADDNGEPSDDLVPTILDTAHQYNIQVAFHIQPYKGRDDITLHDNIKYIIDTYGSHGAFYRYKNSMELEGCEELLRCQQPHVHSQRGAWLH; this is encoded by the exons ATGGCCCGGCGGCGGCGCCGCGCCTGCATCGCGCTGTTCTTGGTGCTGCTCTTCGCCTTCGGCACTCTCATGGGCCTGCGCACGCTCAAGGCTCCGGACGGACTCCCGGCGCTGGGCCCCGGCCTGGAGCTGGCGCCCTTTGAGCGACGCCCCGAGGGGGGCCCCGCGCCGGCCGCCCGGGCCCCGGCCGCCCCCGCcgcgccgccgccaccgcctccgcctccgccccGCACCGCGGGCCCGGGCAGCTCCCTGGGGCCGGCCCCAGCGGAGGCCGAGCCCGCCCCCGGCCAGAGTCTGCGCGTCTACTCGGACCTGCACGCCTTCTACTACTCGTGGTACGGGAGCCCGCGGCGCGAGGGCCACTACATTCACTGGGACCACGTCATGGTGCCGCACTGGGACCCCAAGATCTCGGCCAGCTACCCTCGCGGCCGCCACAGCCCCCCCGAAGACTTGGGCTCCAGCTTCTACCCGGAGCTGGGGCCCTACAGCTCCCGGGACCCCGACGTGCTGCGGGAGCACATGACCCAGCTGAAGGAAGCCGCCATCG GCGTCCTGGTCCTGTCCTGGTACCCACCTGGCATGGCTGATGATAATGGGGAACCCTCAGATGACCTGGTGCCCACCATTCTGGACACTGCCCATCAGTACAACATCCAG GTGGCCTTCCACATCCAACCCTACAAGGGCCGAGACGACATCACTCTGCATGACAACATCAAGTACATCATTGACAC GTATGGCTCCCATGGTGCATTTTACCGCTATAAGAACAGCATGG AACTGGAAGGCTGTGAAGAACTTTTGCGATGCCAACAACCTCATGTTCATTCCCAGCGTGGGGCCTGGCTACATTGA
- the MANEAL gene encoding glycoprotein endo-alpha-1,2-mannosidase-like protein isoform X4: MARRRRRACIALFLVLLFAFGTLMGLRTLKAPDGLPALGPGLELAPFERRPEGGPAPAARAPAAPAAPPPPPPPPPRTAGPGSSLGPAPAEAEPAPGQSLRVYSDLHAFYYSWYGSPRREGHYIHWDHVMVPHWDPKISASYPRGRHSPPEDLGSSFYPELGPYSSRDPDVLREHMTQLKEAAIGVLVLSWYPPGMADDNGEPSDDLVPTILDTAHQYNIQVAFHIQPYKGRDDITLHDNIKYIIDTTGRL, translated from the exons ATGGCCCGGCGGCGGCGCCGCGCCTGCATCGCGCTGTTCTTGGTGCTGCTCTTCGCCTTCGGCACTCTCATGGGCCTGCGCACGCTCAAGGCTCCGGACGGACTCCCGGCGCTGGGCCCCGGCCTGGAGCTGGCGCCCTTTGAGCGACGCCCCGAGGGGGGCCCCGCGCCGGCCGCCCGGGCCCCGGCCGCCCCCGCcgcgccgccgccaccgcctccgcctccgccccGCACCGCGGGCCCGGGCAGCTCCCTGGGGCCGGCCCCAGCGGAGGCCGAGCCCGCCCCCGGCCAGAGTCTGCGCGTCTACTCGGACCTGCACGCCTTCTACTACTCGTGGTACGGGAGCCCGCGGCGCGAGGGCCACTACATTCACTGGGACCACGTCATGGTGCCGCACTGGGACCCCAAGATCTCGGCCAGCTACCCTCGCGGCCGCCACAGCCCCCCCGAAGACTTGGGCTCCAGCTTCTACCCGGAGCTGGGGCCCTACAGCTCCCGGGACCCCGACGTGCTGCGGGAGCACATGACCCAGCTGAAGGAAGCCGCCATCG GCGTCCTGGTCCTGTCCTGGTACCCACCTGGCATGGCTGATGATAATGGGGAACCCTCAGATGACCTGGTGCCCACCATTCTGGACACTGCCCATCAGTACAACATCCAG GTGGCCTTCCACATCCAACCCTACAAGGGCCGAGACGACATCACTCTGCATGACAACATCAAGTACATCATTGACAC AACTGGAAGGCTGTGA
- the MANEAL gene encoding glycoprotein endo-alpha-1,2-mannosidase-like protein isoform X1 encodes MARRRRRACIALFLVLLFAFGTLMGLRTLKAPDGLPALGPGLELAPFERRPEGGPAPAARAPAAPAAPPPPPPPPPRTAGPGSSLGPAPAEAEPAPGQSLRVYSDLHAFYYSWYGSPRREGHYIHWDHVMVPHWDPKISASYPRGRHSPPEDLGSSFYPELGPYSSRDPDVLREHMTQLKEAAIGVLVLSWYPPGMADDNGEPSDDLVPTILDTAHQYNIQVAFHIQPYKGRDDITLHDNIKYIIDTYGSHGAFYRYKNSMGKSLPLFYIYDSYLTSPEAWAHLLTPNGPHSIRNTPYDGVFIALLVEEGHTHDILAAGFDGMYTYFASNGFSFGSSHQNWKAVKNFCDANNLMFIPSVGPGYIDTSIRPWNNHNTRNRVNGKYYETALQAALTVRPEIVSITSFNEWHEGTQIEKAIPKKTPTRLYLDYLPHQPSLYLELTRRWAEHFIKEKEQWLM; translated from the exons ATGGCCCGGCGGCGGCGCCGCGCCTGCATCGCGCTGTTCTTGGTGCTGCTCTTCGCCTTCGGCACTCTCATGGGCCTGCGCACGCTCAAGGCTCCGGACGGACTCCCGGCGCTGGGCCCCGGCCTGGAGCTGGCGCCCTTTGAGCGACGCCCCGAGGGGGGCCCCGCGCCGGCCGCCCGGGCCCCGGCCGCCCCCGCcgcgccgccgccaccgcctccgcctccgccccGCACCGCGGGCCCGGGCAGCTCCCTGGGGCCGGCCCCAGCGGAGGCCGAGCCCGCCCCCGGCCAGAGTCTGCGCGTCTACTCGGACCTGCACGCCTTCTACTACTCGTGGTACGGGAGCCCGCGGCGCGAGGGCCACTACATTCACTGGGACCACGTCATGGTGCCGCACTGGGACCCCAAGATCTCGGCCAGCTACCCTCGCGGCCGCCACAGCCCCCCCGAAGACTTGGGCTCCAGCTTCTACCCGGAGCTGGGGCCCTACAGCTCCCGGGACCCCGACGTGCTGCGGGAGCACATGACCCAGCTGAAGGAAGCCGCCATCG GCGTCCTGGTCCTGTCCTGGTACCCACCTGGCATGGCTGATGATAATGGGGAACCCTCAGATGACCTGGTGCCCACCATTCTGGACACTGCCCATCAGTACAACATCCAG GTGGCCTTCCACATCCAACCCTACAAGGGCCGAGACGACATCACTCTGCATGACAACATCAAGTACATCATTGACAC GTATGGCTCCCATGGTGCATTTTACCGCTATAAGAACAGCATGGGTAAGAGCCTCCCACTCTTTTATATCTATGACTCCTACCTGACATCCCCTGAGGCCTGGGCCCACCTCCTGACACCGAACGGGCCCCACTCAATCCGCAACACCCCCTACGATGGGGTCTTCATAGCGCTGCTGGTGGAGGAGGGCCACACCCATGACATCCTGGCCGCCGGATTTGATGGCATGTACACCTACTTTGCCTCCAATGGTTTCTCCTTCGGCTCCTCCCATCAGAACTGGAAGGCTGTGAAGAACTTTTGCGATGCCAACAACCTCATGTTCATTCCCAGCGTGGGGCCTGGCTACATTGACACCAGCATCCGGCCCTGGAACAACCACAATACGCGGAACAGGGTCAACGGCAAGTACTATGAGACGGCCCTGCAGGCAGCCCTGACCGTGAGGCCCGAGATCGTCTCCATCACTTCTTTCAATGAGTGGCACGAGGGCACCCAGATTGAGAAGGCCATTCCCAAGAAGACGCCGACTCGGCTGTATTTGGACTACCTGCCTCATCAGCCCAGCCTGTACCTAGAGCTGACGCGCCGCTGGGCGGAGCACTTCATCAAAGAGAAGGAGCAGTGGCTGATGTGA
- the MANEAL gene encoding glycoprotein endo-alpha-1,2-mannosidase-like protein isoform X5, whose translation MIMGNPQMTWCPPFWTLPISTTSRYGSHGAFYRYKNSMGKSLPLFYIYDSYLTSPEAWAHLLTPNGPHSIRNTPYDGVFIALLVEEGHTHDILAAGFDGMYTYFASNGFSFGSSHQNWKAVKNFCDANNLMFIPSVGPGYIDTSIRPWNNHNTRNRVNGKYYETALQAALTVRPEIVSITSFNEWHEGTQIEKAIPKKTPTRLYLDYLPHQPSLYLELTRRWAEHFIKEKEQWLM comes from the exons ATGATAATGGGGAACCCTCAGATGACCTGGTGCCCACCATTCTGGACACTGCCCATCAGTACAACATCCAG GTATGGCTCCCATGGTGCATTTTACCGCTATAAGAACAGCATGGGTAAGAGCCTCCCACTCTTTTATATCTATGACTCCTACCTGACATCCCCTGAGGCCTGGGCCCACCTCCTGACACCGAACGGGCCCCACTCAATCCGCAACACCCCCTACGATGGGGTCTTCATAGCGCTGCTGGTGGAGGAGGGCCACACCCATGACATCCTGGCCGCCGGATTTGATGGCATGTACACCTACTTTGCCTCCAATGGTTTCTCCTTCGGCTCCTCCCATCAGAACTGGAAGGCTGTGAAGAACTTTTGCGATGCCAACAACCTCATGTTCATTCCCAGCGTGGGGCCTGGCTACATTGACACCAGCATCCGGCCCTGGAACAACCACAATACGCGGAACAGGGTCAACGGCAAGTACTATGAGACGGCCCTGCAGGCAGCCCTGACCGTGAGGCCCGAGATCGTCTCCATCACTTCTTTCAATGAGTGGCACGAGGGCACCCAGATTGAGAAGGCCATTCCCAAGAAGACGCCGACTCGGCTGTATTTGGACTACCTGCCTCATCAGCCCAGCCTGTACCTAGAGCTGACGCGCCGCTGGGCGGAGCACTTCATCAAAGAGAAGGAGCAGTGGCTGATGTGA
- the YRDC gene encoding threonylcarbamoyl-AMP synthase, whose translation MSLARSCTGLRAAVAASMGLSEGPAGSTRSGRLLRPPSPAPAAPGARLFRLPGSGAVRAANPERAGWTEALRAAVAELRAGAVVAVPTDTLYGLACSASCSEALGVVYRVKGRSETKPLAVCLGRVADVYRYCRVRVPEGLLNDLLPGPVTLVMERSEELNKDLNPFTPLVGIRIPDHAFMQDLAQVFGGPLALTSANLSSQASSLNVEEFQDLWPRLSLVIDGGPIGDGQSPECRLGSTVVDLSVPGEFGIIRPGCALESTSAILQKYGLLPLRGSCL comes from the exons ATGTCTCTGGCGCGTTCGTGCACGGGGCTGAGGGCCGCGGTGGCTGCCAGCATGGGGTTGAGCGAGGGTCCGGCGGGCTCCACCCGGAGCGGGCGCCTTCTCCGTCCGCCGAGCCCCGCTCCGGCGGCGCCGGGGGCCCGGCTGTTCCGGCTCCCGGGGAGCGGGGCCGTGCGGGCCGCAAACCCGGAGCGCGCCGGCTGGACCGAGGCGCTGCGGGCCGCCGTGGCCGAGCTGCGCGCCGGCGCCGTGGTGGCCGTCCCCACCGATACGCTGTACGGCCTGGCCTGCTCGGCGAGCTGCTCGGAGGCACTGGGCGTCGTGTACCGCGTCAAGGGCCGCAGCGAGACCAAGCCGCTGGCCGTGTGCCTGGGCCGCGTGGCCGACGTCTACAG GTACTGCCGTGTGAGAGTACCTGAGGGGCTCCTGAATGACCTGCTGCCAGGACCAGTGACCCTGGTGATGGAACGCTCGGAGGAGCTCAACAAGGACCTGAACCCCTTCACTCCT CTTGTAGGCATCCGGATTCCTGACCACGCCTTCATGCAGGACTTGGCCCAGGTGTTTGGGGGACCTCTTGCTCTCACCAGCGccaacctcagctcccaggccagcTCTCTGAATGTTGAG gAATTTCAGGACCTCTGGCCTCGCTTGTCCTTGGTCATTGATGGGGGACCAATTGGGGACGGCCAGAGCCCTGAGTGTCGACTAGGCTCAACTGTGGTTGACTTGTCTGTGCCTGGAGAGTTTGGCATCATTCGTCCGGGTTG TGCCCTAGAAAGTACTTCAGCCATCCTCCAGAAGTATGGGCTGCTCCCCTTACGTGGATCCTGCTTGTGA
- the C1H1orf122 gene encoding uncharacterized protein C1orf122 homolog, giving the protein MEWGPGSDWSRGEAAGVDRGKAGLGLGGRPPPQPPRDERAQQLLDAVEQRQRQLLDTIAACEEMLRQLGRRRPEPAGGGNVSAKPGAPSQTAVSARGGFPKDAGDGATEP; this is encoded by the exons ATGGAATGGGGCCCGGGCTCAGACTGGTCACGGGG GGAGGCTGCCGGCGTGGACCGTGGGAAGGCGGGGCTGGGGCTCGGCGGGAGGCCACCCCCGCAGCCGCCCCGGGATGAGCGCGCCCAGCAGCTGCTGGATGCGGTGgagcagcggcagcggcagctcCTGGACACCATCGCCGCCTGCGAGGAGATGCTGCGGCAGCTGGGCCGCCGGCGCCCGGAGCCGGCTGGTGGCGGG AACGTCTCAGCCAAACCTGGAGCACCCTCCCAGACAGCTGTCTCCGCCAGAGGTGGCTTTCCAAAGGATGCTGGCGATGGAGCTACGGAGCCCTGA